The following proteins are encoded in a genomic region of Candidatus Bathyarchaeota archaeon:
- a CDS encoding ZIP family metal transporter → MNEIIVFGFLASLMAGLATSLGAFPTFLMKEISHKVLDSMLGFAAGVMSAAAVFSLLIPSIELGSIWITVIGFLVGSMFTHFLDVYVPHEHIFKGHEGPSSSLSKTSLMILAIAIHNFPEGLAVGVSFGEKDILAGIVMAMAIGLQNIPEGAAVAFPLIREGFTRRKAIWYTTLTGLIEPVGGLIGVTIASAASQMLPIILSFAAGAMIFIVSHEIIPETHRKGHEIEGTFGFILGFAIMMILDSLI, encoded by the coding sequence ATGAATGAGATTATTGTATTTGGGTTCTTAGCTAGTTTAATGGCTGGTTTAGCTACAAGTTTAGGGGCATTCCCAACGTTCTTAATGAAGGAGATTTCCCATAAAGTTTTAGATTCAATGCTTGGTTTTGCAGCTGGAGTTATGTCTGCAGCTGCCGTATTCAGTTTGCTTATTCCATCAATTGAATTGGGAAGCATATGGATAACGGTAATAGGATTTTTGGTTGGAAGCATGTTTACGCATTTTTTAGATGTTTATGTGCCGCATGAACATATTTTTAAAGGTCATGAAGGGCCCAGCTCATCTTTATCAAAAACAAGCCTTATGATTCTTGCTATAGCAATTCATAATTTTCCTGAAGGATTAGCTGTAGGAGTAAGCTTTGGTGAAAAAGATATTTTAGCTGGAATTGTTATGGCTATGGCTATAGGTCTTCAAAATATTCCTGAAGGAGCGGCAGTAGCATTTCCATTAATTAGAGAAGGTTTTACTCGAAGAAAAGCAATATGGTATACCACCCTTACAGGATTAATTGAGCCGGTGGGGGGTTTAATAGGGGTTACTATAGCTTCTGCAGCTTCGCAAATGCTTCCAATCATACTATCTTTTGCTGCAGGAGCAATGATTTTTATAGTAAGCCATGAAATAATTCCAGAGACCCATAGAAAAGGTCATGAAATAGAAGGCACATTTGGATTCATTTTAGGATTTGCAATTATGATGATTCTCGATTCATTAATCTAA